CCCCATCTAATGGCGCTGGCGTCTAACAGAAGGCATGCACCACCATTTCGTGCAACTACATGTTCTACCTGCAGGCACGAACGCGCCATCAGATATCGTTAACATATACTGAACTCCATTTCAGACAACAGTGACAAAGCACAAAAGTGTTTCTTGTTCTGCCGTAACGTGGTACCGCCACCTTTTACGCGTTCTTAAAACATCATGTTTCCCAGGTAAATTCACCCAATTCGCTGAAGATATTAAAAAAACTGTGAGAAGAATGTTTAGAGGTATACTGGTTTATTATTAAAATAAATAGGCGCTTTGTTCTTTCGTATATGCAAGCACGCAAGTTATGGTCGTGTTTAGATACACAACGTTCGGGTAGTTCTCAAGAGAAAATTACACACGTTCACAGTTTACAGCAGTGTTTGAACGCGTTCACACGCGTTCAAACACTGCTGTAAAAatttccgcatttttttttcttttaaagcaAGCCAATACGACAGGTTTGGTTATACACCAATTCTCATGGATGAAAGTAGTGCAGGTCGAGTCCTCGTCGCACAAAGGCTGGTCGAGCCTTTACTGCATATCGTACAAATACACCATCACTTGCGACCACACAGCTTTAGGTAAAGTGTTTGACGCGATCCTCAAAACTTACAGTTCATTACACGCGTGCACCGAGTGCATAGGACTTTCCGCTGAACACTGAAAGTTTTCCGCGAACGGCTTGAACAGGCTTAGCGGGAAATTGCACAAGGAAGCGGCGCTGATACCTGTCGCACTGCTGTCACTATCTGTCCTCTGAGCACACCCGATGAAACAGAGGGTAATGAAGAGCAACTGCACGGGCGAATACTGCTTGTAACCTGCGCTGTACTCGTTAAGTCCAGGACTGGACTGGTGCGCATCGAAAAGCGGTGCCAGGCTCGTCCAGGTAACATAAAGCGCGGACTTGTCGTCTTCCCGAAGCGTCAGGTTGTCGCGACGCTCAAACTCCTCGACCAGACATTCTAACGTCCCGTTCTGCCCGCTTCGCCCATCGGTCAGACGATCGCGGCGTTGTCCACCGCCGCCTACAGTTTGACCTATGAGGTACAGAGCTGACGCGACTTGCCGTGCTACGAGGGAACCCACGGTCCCGTAGTTCACGCTTTCGTATGCGGCGTCTGGAAACACTTCTTTCGACATGTACACGTCTGGCACGACCAGCCGCAGAGCCTTCTCGTTGGTGCTTGCTTCAAGCTTGGGGGGTTCTATCCATCCGCCGCTGGTTTCCTTCACATCGTCGCCGTACCGCTGCTTGAAGCGCACCCACACGTCGTTAGGCAGGTACTTCGCGTTCTCTAAGAAGTAGGTACTCGCGACTGAGAAGTTCTCGCTTGTAGCGTTCGCTTCTCGTAGTATACCTTCGAAGACGAGCGCCGCATGGCCAATCCTCTCGATAAACTCGTCCCTGGACTGCGCAGTAAGCCAGGTCGCGCCTTCGAGCTTCGCTTTGGTGGAAGCAACCACCGCGTCGGCGACTTCTTTCACCTTACTGACGCGTTCATCCTCAAACAGGTACGCATTGcccagagctgcgggcagggcaACGTCCACAATCTGGAAACAGAACGTCCTCTGATGCTTCCGGCCTGCAGACGACGCTACGTTGTATATAAGGCTCGCCAGATCGGCACTCGCGAAGCGTCCGATTACCTGCACAATCGTGAGGCCGATGAATATTAGAACCTCCGTCCTCGGTTTATCTTCCAAGATATTCGTCAGGGCTTTCAAGTAAGCCGGCTTGTCGACTTCCACCGGGGTAGTACTCAGGACGTTTTCGCCTCGACGATCGTGAGCGGCCATGACACGCATCCAACGCTCTTCCGAGACAGCCGGAGTCGCTTGGGCAGCGAACTGGTTGAGGCTAGCGTAGGCTGTACCGCCGGATTCGTGGCTGTGCGGTTCCAATTCGCTCAGCACTTCGCGTTGGAACCGTGCCAGGTCCGTGCACCACTTAGTGTGATTCGCCGAGTCTCTGTCCCCAGGAAACTCATCTGACCCTTTGTTAAGCTCAGCCTGCAGCGCGCAGATGTAGCGACCGTGGTCTTGCCGCGACCTGTATTCGGCGAAGAGCGCGGGGAAGTCCAAGCCCGCCGAGGAGTCCAGGAACACGAGCTTGCCGACGGAAGAGGCACCCCGCGTGTAGAAGGCGTAGAAAAGCACAGGACATCGCCACTGGAAGGACAGGTCTAAAAGAATTCCAATGGGATCGACGCTCGTGTTCACGTCGGGCCATGGTGAACCCATCACTACGTCCAGGAATCCTCGGAACGAACTCGTTCTGCTATCTCCGGTGGCGAGGCAGCTCTGGTATAGCATAACGGCCTTCTGGAAGCGGTTCTGGTTTCTCGTGGGCACTTTTACGGCTGCTGCGCGGTTCATGACCACGTTTTGGAATTCCAGCATCGCGTCTTCTAATAAAGTACGACCTCCGGCctctggaacaaaaaaaaagatggttacTCTTTATGAATGGTCGACTTGCTTATCGATTCGAGTTTAGCGTCTCAAAGCAATGGTCTGGCTGCAAATGTTCCGCGCTACTCCAATCTGGCGTTCATTGCCACTCGAAATTGAAAGGGTTACCTTAATATCTGCTGGCCTTGTTCGTAAGGAACCTAGAGCGCAGATAAGAAGGCCTTCGAAGAAGGCGCCAAACACAAGCGCTTATGCTGCGTGAGTAACATGAGAGCATGTGATTGTTGTGTAACCTCATTCGTATGTCGTTATTCCAGCGCATTCAAGGCGAAATTCGCAAAGCCTTTAGTTCGTAAGTGTTCTTTTCCAATCGGCTTCGACAAAGATATATGCCCCACATCAGGATTCGCTGAAATATTGTCTTAAAATCAATCGTAGCGTAGGTCGGTTTTGTTAATACTGTCCTAAGGTTTATTTGAGAAAAGTAAAGGACAAACTACTCCACATATTCATCGTAAAATGTATTGTATTCACTTTATCCTTATGAGAAGGCAGAAACCTCTATGTCAGAAAACTTTGTTTTAAAAGGAGTCTTCGTTAGTTTTCGGCTATGCAATGTGTCAATGTTGGCTCACGTTGTTTGTTTTAGACCGCAGTTTCCATACCCGGGATTTCTGTAGTAGTGCAGCGCACCGGGAAAGGTAGGTAGCCGTTATATATTCAGCGACGGAGTAAAGAAATGGACATTGATGGAACTTCACGTGAAACTCCTAACCCTGTGGTTGTATAATAAtcgtcggggtttaacgtcccaaaaccacggtatgattatgagggacgctgtagtgatgggctccggaaatttagaccactggggttctttaatgtgcacctaaatttaagtacactggcctgaagcattttcgcctccatcgaaagcgcGGCCGCGCGaattcgagcccgcgaccttcgggtcagcggtcgagcaccataaccactagaccaccgtggcgggtaaccctGTGGTTGTAAAATATTTTAAAGGTAATAGTTAATAGGCACTCGCAacgttaaagggacaataaagagaaaaacgatttttctcacattgTTAACTACTCtgtcacaattccaaaatcgccGGACATGGCGCGAGGAGACGCTTGGTTAGCGAGAAAACGagtaaaaagaaaatgtgggtgggcACGCCACATTGAAGTTCCCGTACCagacaccgtgacgtcatagattttgatggcgcctgctgggtcctacgtagttcctaaccggtgCAAATGAAATATTTTGTCCTCTgaggggtcatagacttaacataccaagcttcaggaaatttcgttgagccaatgtcgcgaaaatacgaaaaattcactttgaagtccgtgacgtcacgcgcgatgTATTCGGCGCGATAGTCAAGAATGTAACTTTTACGTTGATTTTTTCCTCCAtttataaacctatgatggtgaaattaacgacattagagttctcagtgTACATGTTATCAATCTAAATCAATTctttgtttgcctttagtgtccttttaaaaatAAATGGTAATACATTGGTGCGAACAACACAGCGAGTACGGTGGAGAATAGCGTAGCGGTCGACAGCGAGACAAGACAACGGCTCCCATTATTAGCTGGATCCTGAGGAAGAGCGGTATCTGAATGCCACCTTGCTGAGGCTTGGCGTCACGCTCCTGGATAATTTCACAGTACCAAACAGTACTTCATGTCCATCTACTGTCGCAAGTATTTAGTCGAAGGAGAGTAGAGATTCAATGAATTGCGAATTATCTTTCTGCCATTTTATATTGTCACTGCATCTGCTGGCCACGGTAGCGCAGTTGCTGTGACGTTGCCCTGATGGCCCGAGCTGGCCGCGTCGATACGGCCTCAGAGGCAGCGTTTTGAAACGGAAGAAGCACGAAACTTGCCTTGTTTCGGTCCGTGTAAAATAACCCCAGCCTGTCAAAATAAATTAGGTCTCTCCCGCCTCCATCTACCCCCCTACATATACGGTGTGCTTAGAGATATTCGGTCGTATTCGCAAAGTTCCTAGTGTTTGAGTGGCCATTGTTCAGCCGGTTTTTTATAGTGATATTCCTAGCATCAGGGGTCGTTGAAATTTTCTCTCACGGACAATCCCATCGCAAGACTTCTTGTGAACTTACGCCTAGATCATCACGTCTCGCTTCCAGTACGCCGTGTTCTAGAATGTATATATCCATTGCAATCTATAGCACGTATACCTGGCTTCCAGCGAGAACAGACGTACGCGTAGAAGTCTTGACACGGGTCCAGCGTGGTGTCCATGGAGGCCTCGAGTAGGTCCATGAAGCGGCGACACGACGGGGATCTGCAGGGCTCGCTGGTGCTCCGTGACACCCGCGACCGAGTCAGCAGCAATATGAACATCACCAGGAGGACGGACACAGTGAATGCCGACAGCAGCAACGTCGCGATCCTTCTgtgccgttggcgtcggcggagTCCGCGGCGTTCCCGGGAGACGAACGCTGGAGACTGCAGTAGGAACgctaaagggatactgaacaacaAATTTACCgccgagattttcagccaaattgGAAGAATGGTGCTGATGTCGGTAGACGCGACCTTGATTTCAGACAGGAACTAGTGGAAAGTAATAAACTTAGTGGCCGCGCCGTAAACTATATGAGGTgaaggttaaagggacactaaagagaaacaattaatcggcctagatcgataaattgtgctctgagaattctaatgtcgttaatttcgccatcataggtagaggagaaaatcaagttcaaattttcatttttaaatttcccgccgaaatttccccgcgtgatgtcacggatttcaaattgtatttatcgtattttggcgccattggctaaacaaaattaccccaaacttggtatttgataagtctatggccccctcagaggtcaatgtacttcatttttaccgattaggaactacatagtccctaatatgcgccgtcaaaacatgtaacgtcacggtgaatggtgcggaaacttcaaggtggcgtcgccacccacattttgtttttgcgcgttttctcgcttactaagcgtcttctcgcagcaagcgtggcgtttttggtattgtgaaagagtactttactaatatgacaaaaatcgttttgttctttaatgtccctttaacgtCGCCGGAAACGGGCATGTCAGCAATGTCTGCCGTCACCCGCGTCTCTCGACCCGATCTGCTCTcactacggttcctagaaccactaCGAATGGCACCGGACCCGGGAGCAAGCCCCTAAAGAGTGGGGCTTCTGGGGCTTATTTCTCTTGTTTCAACGTCCTGGGCCTTTTATGAGCGACCAAAAAATAGGAATGAATAACCGGAATCATTCTCAAAATATCATGTCAGTATTGCAAGCCCTGCCACAAGCGAGACGTGGTACTGTTATCAGTTGAAATGAGTGTGATCCTGTCGACATATTCTACTTCGTACGAAGCGCGTGATGGCGTACATACTCACGGCGGATATGGGCTCTTCAACCGTCGGAGAGGTTAAGTCACTGCTATTTAAAGGCAAGGAGTTCTTCGTTAGACCACTGGACCTATACGGCACCGAGATTGCAGGAACAGCTGCTACCGTTCTTTTCACAGGCTTGGGGCGCTGATGCTCAGACAAGTCCGCATCCATCTTCATTAGGTTCTTCTTGCTTTCGAGTGTTGACGCTTGTCCACTACTCGAATTTCCCGATAATCATGCGCAACCGAATAAGTAATAATGATCTCTGGCGCAGAATATTGAACTTTCCGTGGCTTTCCACGCAAGTCCACCTTTCGGTTATATAATGTAATGAAACGTTTACGCTCTTTCGACGTAAATATATCTCaagaagaaaatatttttttttattttggtaatTTCGTTCACGCTGCCTTTGCAATGGAGCGCAAACTAATATGCTACAGAATGTAGATGTAAGTGGTCTAGATAAGATTTTAATGATAAACTGAATCGGGCCCTTACGATAAGACAATATGCCTTTTTGTTTGCATATTTTCGCCCTATAAAAAGTCAAACTTGGCAGATGAACCGGTCTCACATTTGATGGCAGTCTGCGAAACACTCAAAAAGCAGAAATGGCAATTTCACTTTATGCACCTGAATTCATACAGTCGCGCTAATTTATGGATACATTTGTTATCTTTGGGAAAGGGATCCgcaaagctctttttttttttttttgtcggaaatggcTACCCGCTGGCAGGTTATCGCTAACCGGGAAATTAACGCGACCATGCAGCAAGACGGTATTCGACGTTAACTTTTATAGGGCACAAAAAGAACGAccacgcggacacagcgctaactttcaccGTTTGCAACGTTGGAAGCCATCGCCGGGTCATGTTCAAGCATATGTGCTCTGTCGAGTAATATTTGACGCTTCTTCCGCGCGGTCTCTCTGTTGTTTGGTAGGAAGCAGATTTGATTCTCGCGAACAACAATGGCAATTTTACGACAGGGACTTAGTACTTAATTTAACGTCAACTCTTGCCATGGCCATCACATCGccatataattgttggggtttaacgtcccaaaaccacaatatgatttgaaggacgccgtatagtggagggctccgggaatttcgaccacctgggcttctgtaacgtgcacctaaatctaagtacacgggcctcgagcatttacgcctccatcgaaaacacgGCCGCCGCAGCCCggagtcgatcccgcgaccttcggatcaccaGTCGAGCGCTACAACCACTAGACCGTTATAGCGGGTACATCAccacatcatcattatcagccgaATCATTTCTTCACTCGCGTTGCTTGCCGCGCAGCAGGAAATCGGCTCCGCTGCGCACGCTTGCGCTGTCGGATAGCCTGGAACGCTCGGCCGTGAAGGCTACAACCCATATGTGTCATTGTTTAATGGGCGTAGCACTTTAGAGGCGGGGCTTGTTGTCCATCCCTAGATcccatgtggcgtgatcacgctcgcaATCAAGGTCAATACAGGCCTTAAGCAAGGCcggcaatgctcaaaaccgggttgcAATAACTGAACAACGTGTCAAATAATATAAGTAACAGAAATAAACCAGaaataatcgcaataattaacttaaaatcgctataAAAACGCTTCTGAAAGATGCAGCTGACACCagagccgcgcaagagagggcgccaccgactCGACAAGCGTGCGATTTCTCCTCCCACCGGcacttctccggcgccttcgtcgctacatctgaagtgTTAAttaaacaacctgacggaactcgctgcagacgacacctATCTCAACTGCCAGAACAAGCTGGAAGTCGATaaacattcccaggatttggggacatctgtgcgtggcgccatctctcggcggtaacgacggcctcctgccgtaactgattgggagatatgcgaaaaaaaaatcatatctcttgaaaaaagcaagctatcaaaaacgactcggggttctatacagtagagacctactggaacattttggtaaaattgcagtatcgcactacaaagcctgtggcttcccagggcaattgaacaccgcccattagaaatacatggggccccattgtaaaattttaaacactctgggaagccacgcggtttgcagcgccacactgtaattttaacagaatgttcaagtaagtctctgctgtatagaactgggagtcgtttttgatatctgtatttttttcgtcagatatgatttttttcgcctatttcccattcagttacggcaggccaccgcagtccccgacgacagatggcgctacgtgcatatgtccccaaatcctggtcatggtgCAGCAAAAAGTAACGCGTATGTCGCGCGCAGAGTTTGCGAATatgcctaacaagattctactcgtgccgggaaaaccgtacatgcttacctcaaacattgacgccATCGGCGGTTCGGTAAACGGAACAAGGGGatctctacgaacgggaatcactgggtgcccgtgctacgaaCTTCCTCAGGTGGCACAGTAGTGGAgttgcatttagcgcaggatttagagctacaccaatcgctacacaagtttTTTTTGTAAGACGCTCGCTGTTGTCCAAATAGTTAGTGGCGTTTTTCTAACGTTAGTGTTCGTGATACTCGTACCTAACATGACTTTTTGTCAACATTATATCTGGTAGTTCACTAGTGAATTAAACAGAAAACAGTGCGCGCATACTTGCTAGCTTAGCCGTGTAGTGCagtttaagaaaaaaagagtcctttgattcctttcggagagtcctgacttgctatgttcatgactctctttaaagagacacgtcagcTGTCTTTGCAGATCactgtactctcttcggagagtcgtgtgacccacaagagcgTTAACGTGCATCTttgaagagagtcatatacgtgacgagccagaactctccgaaaggagtcacacacactctttctttttcttagagtgtacaagaCACCGTCGCGGCCGGGAAAACTATGTTTGCTCCAGTATATCGATGGCATTTCTATAGTTCGAATAAAACTGATTTACATTATCGCACGTATGGCGAAGGCCTAGATGTGGCCATTCTTCACAGCCTGTCCCCGAAAAGATATTGCCGGTCGACGATGTTTTCCTGCGTACCAACTGATCCGGTGGGTGCGAGAAAACAGCATAGCCACTGCATTCACCGGATGGGCAGAACGCGGGCTTTGATTGTTGCTGTTCCCctattaaagggactgacaaccaatttttagggcacctgttttctttagcgcattggAAAGCTAACTGGTAAGAGTGTCTAGCCacagaatggtaacgtggaaaacgccgtgaaacatttttgatcagaatttttctatgtgcggcgaatatgaagtcttatacacacttgacaacacatgctgcaatcagtgagcacgaaagctgttcgtgttcgagcgcggaaATTTACTGCGCGTGCGGGCACTCCGCGCTCATGCGCCGCGGCTctacatgggccactggcagccacgaaggcagcaccgcttctcaccgtgcaactacctttacctcgtaggcaacacagaacagagcgggaatagataataatatacatactctaactttgaggtccaattatggcgcgcatgacagcatcagactgcGTACAACAAAGTGGCCGTCTTCATAATcttgcttcaaggctcttccgctgggCTGCACGACATCCcggttttttgttacttttaagcacgagtTAAAAATACAAATCCTATTCACAACGCCAAAAGGATGCTAGAatatgtcactatatttcacggtcttttcactTCTATCAGGATCTAATCATGCGTTCtgtccagttgtcggtccctttaactctgACCAACACCCTCTCTCTGACTCACACCCACAGCGAGGGAACGGCCAAGAATTGAGGGGTCTATAAAACG
The nucleotide sequence above comes from Rhipicephalus sanguineus isolate Rsan-2018 chromosome 8, BIME_Rsan_1.4, whole genome shotgun sequence. Encoded proteins:
- the LOC125759446 gene encoding neprilysin-1-like, with product MASMFESPAFVSRERRGLRRRQRHRRIATLLLSAFTVSVLLVMFILLLTRSRVSRSTSEPCRSPSCRRFMDLLEASMDTTLDPCQDFYAYVCSRWKPEAGGRTLLEDAMLEFQNVVMNRAAAVKVPTRNQNRFQKAVMLYQSCLATGDSRTSSFRGFLDVVMGSPWPDVNTSVDPIGILLDLSFQWRCPVLFYAFYTRGASSVGKLVFLDSSAGLDFPALFAEYRSRQDHGRYICALQAELNKGSDEFPGDRDSANHTKWCTDLARFQREVLSELEPHSHESGGTAYASLNQFAAQATPAVSEERWMRVMAAHDRRGENVLSTTPVEVDKPAYLKALTNILEDKPRTEVLIFIGLTIVQVIGRFASADLASLIYNVASSAGRKHQRTFCFQIVDVALPAALGNAYLFEDERVSKVKEVADAVVASTKAKLEGATWLTAQSRDEFIERIGHAALVFEGILREANATSENFSVASTYFLENAKYLPNDVWVRFKQRYGDDVKETSGGWIEPPKLEASTNEKALRLVVPDVYMSKEVFPDAAYESVNYGTVGSLVARQVASALYLIGQTVGGGGQRRDRLTDGRSGQNGTLECLVEEFERRDNLTLREDDKSALYVTWTSLAPLFDAHQSSPGLNEYSAGYKQYSPVQLLFITLCFIGCAQRTDSDSSATGISAASLCNFPLSLFKPFAENFQCSAESPMHSVHACNEL